The sequence AAACTCAAAGAAAAACACTATACGGCATTAACTTTAACCCATGTGGACACATCAACAGGAGTTTTGGCGGATGTAGAGAGTGTATCAAAAATTATCCAGGAAGTAAGCCCAGAAACCCTTTTTGTTGTTGATGGGGTATGTGCAACAGGTGGTGTAAGAGAAGAATTTGACAACTGGAAAATCGATGTAATTTTAACAGGCTCACAAAAGGCTCTTGCAACTCCTCCAGGGCTTACGCTTCTTGCATTTTCACAAAGGGCAATCGAAAAAAGGAAATCCATTAAGCCAAGAACATATTATGGAGATATCCTCAAATGGATGCCTGTAATGGAAGATGGCACCAAGTACTTTGCAACACCATCGGTAAACCTCTTCTTTGCGCTTCATCAATCCCTTAAGGACATTTTTGAAATGGGATTAGAAAACTACTTCAAGAAACATGAAGACCTTGCAAGAAGAGTAAGAAACGCATTTAACGAGGTGGGACTCACACTCGTTGCAAAAAGGCCTGCCCCAACACTTTCCGTCTTCCTCTATCCTGAAGGTATTGACGACAAGACATTCAGAGGAAAACTCAAAGAAAAAGGTGTTGTAGTCGCAAATACGCTTGCAGAACTTTATGGAAAAGGCTTTAGAATGGGACACATGGGAAGTGTTACAAAAGACGAGTTGCTTGTTGCCGTTACAAAAATAGTTGAAACCTTTGAAGAATTGGGATACAAGGTTAATAAGGGAAAGGTAATTGAAGCATTCTTAAGTTAGGAAAAAGTTTTCGAGAACAGGCGCTCTCCTAAGATAAGGAGGGTGCCTCCTATAATAAATGTTACAAAGTATCCAAGGTGCAATGCAATAACTCCAGCAACAAATGATGCAAGAATAACCGCAAGATTAATAGACATATTAAATATACCCAAAGCCTTGCCCCTTTCCCTGTGTGGGGCAATTTTTGTTATCTCGATTGTAAGAGGAATGTAGAAAAACGGCCAGGTAAAACCAAAGAAAACAAAACTTGCATAAATAAACGCTCTCATAAAGTCAAGTTTAAGAAGGGCAAATATGCCCATAAGTATAAAAAGGACGCCTCTCAGGATAAGCACAAGACGGATAAAAAGCCTGTCGTAACGCGTCGTCCTTAATCTTCCTGTAAGAAAGAACGCTATGTTTCCTGCAAAACTATTTGCCGAGTACAGCAAGAAAATTACCTGCGAGGAAACTTTGAATACCTCTTTCAAAAACACTGTAAAAACAGAAAAAACAAGGTTAGCACCGAAAAACACCAAAAACACAGATGCTGTAATGAGTCGCATAGACTTATCAAGATTCCTTATGTCCACTACTTTAAAAAATTCATTCGTAAAGCGTGTAATACGTAAAAACAGGATTTTTGTTGCACGAGGGCTTGGGGTAATTTTCACAGAGATTTTCCCTTTTTCAATTGTAAGAAGCGAACTTATGAGAAGCAAAAATGACGCTATAAGGAAAATCATCCTGAGTTTAAGAATATCATTAAGGCTTTTAACAAGCGTAAGGATTATGCTTCCAAAAAGCATTCCCAGGGTTGAACCTACGCTATTAAAGAGATTAAGGCTATTTATTTGCCTTCTTACGAATCCTTCATCGCCCAACTTAGAGAGGTGCAGGGTCATTGCAGGACCTGTAAAGGAAATAACATTGCCGAGAATAACGGCAAGAAGGTAGTATATATAAACCGACTTAACAAATGCCATAAGTACCATTATGGCAGATGCAAAAAAGAAACTTGTATATATAAGAACAGATACGCGCTTAATTCTATCAAGGATAATGCTTGAAGAAATTGAGCCCAAAAGGTTACCAAATGAAAACAAAGCAACAGCAATAGAGGCACTCTGGACATTACCTTTGAGTGCCAAAACTACATACAAGCTTATAACTATGTTAAAAAGAGAAATCGATGCACCT is a genomic window of Caldisericum sp. containing:
- a CDS encoding alanine--glyoxylate aminotransferase family protein, with product MKELLLIPGPTPVQEDVLEAMSEPVISHTSPEFANILKETLSFVKELFGAKNGFPFVITGSGTLGMEMALTNIVGENESVLVVSHGYFGDRFEELAKHIGIDVDKIKPVAGEHIDLEIVRQKLKEKHYTALTLTHVDTSTGVLADVESVSKIIQEVSPETLFVVDGVCATGGVREEFDNWKIDVILTGSQKALATPPGLTLLAFSQRAIEKRKSIKPRTYYGDILKWMPVMEDGTKYFATPSVNLFFALHQSLKDIFEMGLENYFKKHEDLARRVRNAFNEVGLTLVAKRPAPTLSVFLYPEGIDDKTFRGKLKEKGVVVANTLAELYGKGFRMGHMGSVTKDELLVAVTKIVETFEELGYKVNKGKVIEAFLS
- a CDS encoding MFS transporter, with translation MDFRKWFFSFALQGASISLFNIVISLYVVLALKGNVQSASIAVALFSFGNLLGSISSSIILDRIKRVSVLIYTSFFFASAIMVLMAFVKSVYIYYLLAVILGNVISFTGPAMTLHLSKLGDEGFVRRQINSLNLFNSVGSTLGMLFGSIILTLVKSLNDILKLRMIFLIASFLLLISSLLTIEKGKISVKITPSPRATKILFLRITRFTNEFFKVVDIRNLDKSMRLITASVFLVFFGANLVFSVFTVFLKEVFKVSSQVIFLLYSANSFAGNIAFFLTGRLRTTRYDRLFIRLVLILRGVLFILMGIFALLKLDFMRAFIYASFVFFGFTWPFFYIPLTIEITKIAPHRERGKALGIFNMSINLAVILASFVAGVIALHLGYFVTFIIGGTLLILGERLFSKTFS